In Phaseolus vulgaris cultivar G19833 chromosome 7, P. vulgaris v2.0, whole genome shotgun sequence, the genomic stretch TTCAAGCCTCAAAATTCAAACCCAACCCTAACTTTGCCAGCTGACAAAAAACTCACGAGGACACAAACAGCTCAGTTCAGTGACACAATCTGGCAACTATTAAATTTGAGAATATTCCAAGATATGGGCGGCAAAAACAACAACCACCTAACCTTGTCAGATTGCCAAGTATAGAACATGAATAAGAAATACTCAAGCTGAGGATGCAGGTTCTACAGCTTTCTTATCTTCAACTGCCTTGCTTTCCTTTTCAGATTCTATCTCTGTTTTGTCATCAGACTTCTCTTCAGCTTCTTTCTTCTCTGTCTTCTCTTCAACACTTAATTTCTCAATAAGACCAGCTGCTGCAGATGATTCATTGTCATCCTCTGTCTTCTGGGATTCAGCAACTTCTTGGAATGTTTCCATGAAGCTTTTGCAATCTAACAGAGACAAGAAAACAGAATATGCTTAAAATACATCAATCACTACAATTATGGCAAGCACAACAACGATATTTGTTGGGAGAAATAGACGttcaatacaaaaatataaaatatcccTCGACCAAAAAGAGCACAAGAAAGAACATTAGTGATTGTCTAAAATATATCATTACATACAAAGAAAATATCCCTCAGCCCAAAAGAGCACAGGAAATAACATTAGttattgattaaaatatattattacatgTCATTTGTGATCTCAAAGTCTTTAGAAGATTTTCAGAACAGAAGATCATGTAACACGGAATCCAagtaaaagtaaattaaaagaTTGAAAAGAAATCCATACAAGAGTTACCGAATGCATGTAATTATAAGTTTATAAACATGATTATATCATGGAGATATAGCtcattattcaaattttaaaaaccaaGAAACATAGGCAAGTTAAAATCTATTGTTCTGTACCTAAGTTATGAAATACACCAAACAACCAAAGTCTATTGATTTACTAAATTTCTTAAAATCAAAGGCTATGAAATACAATATgacaaaaacaatttcataaaCTTAACATGGCATTACAAAAGACATCAAATCAATTTACTGACACATGAATATAGTTCAAGTTAGGTCAGATATTCATCACCCATGTAAAAATCTAAAGGATAGAATGAGTAAGTATTTATAGTAGGATGCACGAAccgtatataatattttagtgtTTGAACCCAAtcaaaaacattataaatatgCAACTATTAAAGCCAGAAAATGTACCCAAGTCATTTTTGCTTACTGAACCAGATTTCTATTGAAACTGGGAATATATGCAGATAATTTCACTAAAACAAGAATTCAAGACAATACACAACATGGatattttatcaaaaaactTCGGGCCAAATTTTGATGGCAAAGAGATATCAAAATGAACAGATGATGAGAATATTAGTCAGGTCACTTAACCTTCCTCGGGTTCTATACATTAAAATCAATGTTTctggtaaaaaaaaattatgaaatattgcAAGCACACAAAATCATAATATATTTGGATAGAAAAGGCACCCTAACTAAATTTCCTAGATCACAAAACCCTGAACTGATCAGACGAGTTCATACAAACTTTGCATTAGTGTTTTAGTAGGGATGCATCAAATCCAACTCTATGATGAAGGTTCAAAGAGCAAGTGGAGGCAAGACACTGCTTAGAATGAAATAGACAAGATCTACTGCATAAAAATAGCGAAGACTGAAGAGGAACTTCACACTTTCAAAGATTTATTTTGCTACCATCACATCTATCATCAAACAGAAATTGCCAAAACTGTGAATATCAACCGGGTGACAACAGATAACTCAAGGTATGTAGATGTAAAGTTACAAATCGAACAACTTACTTTCAATAGAAGGAAATCGGATGCAGAAAAGTTCGTCCTTAAGTTCACCGTCAGCATAATCCCTAGCATGCCAAACGCAGGATTTCTCGTTCCCAGCGTGCTCTTGCACAGACATCGTGGCCAAAACTGAAACAATCgagaacaaataaaacaaaaaaattaaacctCAAAAGCGAAATtcgaaataaaaaatatgtaaaagaaaaaaaaaagaacgtACTGAGATGATTGGCACAGATCTTGAGAGTCTTGGACTGCCTCATGAGAAGCCTAACCTTGCCGGTAACCTTATGCTTCAGGAACTTCACGGTGCCTGCGCCTCGCTCCTTCCACTGGTTCCCATCTTTGTCAAAACGGTACAATTTCGATTTGCTGTGATCAGAGATATACAAGTATAAACCGCACCGATCAGTGTACAAACCGCTAAATCGAAATGTAAAAGTAGAGAAAAATGAGAGGAGTAAATAACGTACAGATCTAGGATTGGATCTTCGTCCTCCTCGCCGGTGGTTACAGCAACCTCCTCGAGTTTGACTATAGGAGCGATGTTAGCTCCGGTGTCCTCGTCATCTCCGGCGGCGGGTACCTCCTCCTCCTCTCGGTGCTCGGGATCGGCGCTCGACATCTTTGGAAAAAGAGAACGTGTGTGGTGCTGCCGCTAGGGTTTGGAAAGTGAGGAAGGGTTTGAGTGCAGCTGGTTTGTGTGCCCAAGTGAACGTGAATGGAGTGTGTGGTGTGAGGGTTATTTTAAACCTTTTAGAAAAAGTAATTTGGTACTATTATTCTGtgttttcaattatttataatttttaattggaAAAGTAATAAACTTTactgattaaaaataataattaattgtgtTAAATTTACTAGTCTCTTgatattcttttataattttatttcaacaaggctttttttttatattacttctcactctaatattaatatatgggtattttcattttatctatacctatttatatatatataaacggAATTTCTTTAAACTgctctaaatatttatttatatatatttattcttatttaatattttattttattaatttattttcattatttaaagaatttataatttcagaagttaataaaacattttttaaatttttaaatttattttatttgtagtcattcttttatttcttaaagttcttcttctctataaaataaaatattaaagatatttattaatatttgtactGCTTTAGTAGGAGAAACGTGGGTTGATGGACATTTACTTTTACTTTAACTTCCtcatcaaaaaatatattttattattgttaccCTTACTcttgtttgaattttgaaagaactttttTTGTTATTTCCTAATTACTATTCACTATTGTagcaattttaaaattgatttaagaaataaattttatgattCTCCAGTACACATTACTCACACCCATGTATCATACTTCCCACTAGGGATGGCAAAGTGGGTCGGGCCGCTGAAAAAAACGCAGGACGAGTTGCTTATTTCAACTCGCTGACCCGCTTAGGCCTGTCCCGCATAACACGCAGCCCGCGCGGGCCAAGTGCAGGTTGGGGCGGGTTGGCCCGCATAAcccatataattttaaaatgtataattttttttacactcctata encodes the following:
- the LOC137830395 gene encoding ran-binding protein 1 homolog b-like, with the translated sequence MSSADPEHREEEEVPAAGDDEDTGANIAPIVKLEEVAVTTGEEDEDPILDLKSKLYRFDKDGNQWKERGAGTVKFLKHKVTGKVRLLMRQSKTLKICANHLILATMSVQEHAGNEKSCVWHARDYADGELKDELFCIRFPSIENCKSFMETFQEVAESQKTEDDNESSAAAGLIEKLSVEEKTEKKEAEEKSDDKTEIESEKESKAVEDKKAVEPASSA